The Helicobacter canis genomic sequence TGTCAATGATTAGCACAGCACCGCGATCGCCCAGCAAATCAAGCAATTTCTTATGCCCCAAATGCAGCCCATCAAATTTCCCAATCGCCAGACTTGTGATCTGCTTAGATGCTAGATTCTCTGCAAGCATAGATGAAAAACTCTGCATTTCCTTCCTTTCCTTTCACGCTAGATTCTGCCACTAAGCTCACAGCAAATCCACGCGCACAAATAGTAGCGATACACTCTTGCAATGCTCTTTGGACCGCTTCTTGATCTTGCACGACACCCCTTCTACTCCGCTTAATCCCTCTGCCCACTTCAAACTGCGGCTTAAAAAGCACGATCACCTCATCGCCTAATCCACATAAATCATCAACAATACACCCAATGCCAATAAAGCTCACATCACACACCACCACATCAAAACGCCTACCATACTTACGCGTAAAATCTCGTATATCACACTGCTCAAACACCTCTACGCGAGAATCTTGAGCGATTTTTGGGTGTAGCTGATTGCTCCCCACATCGACACAGCAAACACGCTGCACACCATAGCGCAGCAGCACTTGAGTAAAGCCACCCCTAGCAGCCCCCACATCAATAGCACTGCCCCACGCCTTAAAAATCCCCTGCCCTTTGCATTCTTCTAAAAATCCTTGCAGCTTTTTTCCGGCGCGAGAGACATACTCATCCCCACACACCGCGATCCTAGAATCCACTTTTTTATCACTTACCCCAGAATCCACTTCCCTAGAATCCACTTTTTTACCCATCTCCCCAGAATCCACCTGAAATGCCGCTTTCCGCACCACCTTGCCACTAATTATCACCCTACCTTCTTTAATCGCCTCTTGCGCCTTTTGCCTAGAATCAAACCTCCCTATATCAACCAAATACTGATCCAATCGCATAATGCCCCTAAAATGCTTGAAATGGTATGACTTTAAACCCATAATCAAGTATGCTTACTTGCTCATCTACCATAATGCGCAAAAGCATATTATCTGTATCAATGAGAGGTGATTTTACAAATGCCACTAGATAGCAATTTGACCATTTATTGATAGGGTGCAACACTGCATCATACTCATCTTTGCCAAGCAGGCGCATATATTGTGGATCTAGCCAAGTTTTGCCATCACGAGTGGCGATTTGTATATGCAACCGCTGCAAAATAATAGGCTCTTGGCTTGGGGCATAAATCTCTATGAAAAAATACT encodes the following:
- a CDS encoding TlyA family RNA methyltransferase; this encodes MRLDQYLVDIGRFDSRQKAQEAIKEGRVIISGKVVRKAAFQVDSGEMGKKVDSREVDSGVSDKKVDSRIAVCGDEYVSRAGKKLQGFLEECKGQGIFKAWGSAIDVGAARGGFTQVLLRYGVQRVCCVDVGSNQLHPKIAQDSRVEVFEQCDIRDFTRKYGRRFDVVVCDVSFIGIGCIVDDLCGLGDEVIVLFKPQFEVGRGIKRSRRGVVQDQEAVQRALQECIATICARGFAVSLVAESSVKGKEGNAEFFIYACRESSI